In Calothrix sp. PCC 7507, one DNA window encodes the following:
- a CDS encoding slipin family protein, translated as MWQNFYIKPNEIGILYHRSDFEKILQPGNYTYFGRHWQVKTYDLNQPEAKIENLELLLRNYSSELQQYLLIVRTTFNQAALVRWGYNWVSVAPNQLQAFWRGFIDVESYLFNLETDLELPTQFVQQLRGIAINGLKKFQISESEIGLLYVQNNFVRPLEPGEYAFWSVNRDVTVRTLSRILPNPDFPLEDVLIERHPDFVAAYCETVQLIGQQVAIVRYQGKVISILPPYSRKLFWRGVEVEVIDITTDAKLPPRLVAELISGSPETLSLSRNSLHIREILSQHIGLLYINQEFQTQLQPGIHAWWIFGRSWQTEAIDLRLQTLEVSGQDILSKDKVPLRLNLTAGFRILDPLQAKNGLSDISSFLYKELQFALRATVGERTLDGLLEDKGVIDTSVSEYIRQKTANYGIEIDSVGVKDIILPGEIKTILSKVVEAEKAAQANVVRRREETAATRSMLNTARVMEDNPVALRLKELEVLERIAEKIDRIQVNGSLDSILTDLISINR; from the coding sequence ATGTGGCAAAACTTTTATATTAAACCTAACGAAATCGGCATTTTATATCATCGCAGTGATTTTGAGAAAATCTTACAGCCTGGTAACTACACCTATTTTGGACGCCATTGGCAAGTCAAAACCTATGACCTCAACCAACCAGAGGCAAAAATTGAGAACCTAGAACTCTTGCTGCGTAATTACAGTTCAGAGCTACAGCAATATCTCTTAATTGTACGTACAACGTTTAATCAAGCAGCTTTAGTCCGCTGGGGTTACAACTGGGTAAGTGTTGCACCTAATCAACTACAGGCTTTTTGGCGGGGTTTCATTGACGTAGAATCCTATCTTTTCAATTTAGAAACAGATTTAGAACTACCTACCCAGTTCGTACAGCAATTACGCGGTATTGCCATCAATGGATTGAAAAAGTTTCAAATCTCCGAATCTGAGATTGGTTTATTGTATGTACAGAATAATTTTGTGCGACCTTTAGAACCTGGAGAATACGCTTTCTGGTCTGTAAACAGAGATGTTACAGTCCGGACTCTCAGCCGGATTTTACCCAATCCAGATTTTCCGCTAGAAGATGTGTTAATTGAGCGACACCCTGATTTTGTGGCTGCATATTGCGAAACAGTACAGCTAATCGGTCAACAGGTAGCAATTGTACGTTATCAAGGTAAAGTCATTTCTATCCTGCCACCTTATAGCCGTAAGCTATTTTGGCGAGGAGTCGAAGTCGAGGTAATTGACATCACCACTGATGCTAAGTTACCACCTCGCTTAGTCGCAGAGTTAATATCCGGTTCACCAGAAACGCTTTCCCTGAGCCGCAATTCTTTACATATTCGGGAAATATTATCACAGCACATTGGTCTACTGTATATTAATCAAGAGTTTCAAACGCAACTCCAGCCTGGGATACATGCGTGGTGGATATTTGGACGCTCTTGGCAAACGGAAGCAATTGACCTCCGTCTGCAAACTCTAGAAGTATCTGGTCAAGATATCCTCTCTAAAGATAAAGTGCCTCTGCGCTTGAATTTAACCGCTGGCTTTCGCATACTAGATCCATTGCAGGCAAAAAATGGCTTGTCGGATATTAGTAGTTTCTTGTACAAAGAACTACAGTTTGCTTTACGTGCGACTGTGGGAGAACGTACTCTAGATGGATTATTGGAAGATAAAGGGGTAATTGATACAAGTGTCTCTGAATACATTCGCCAGAAAACCGCAAATTATGGAATCGAGATTGACTCCGTTGGGGTAAAAGATATTATTCTTCCTGGTGAAATTAAGACTATTTTGAGCAAGGTTGTCGAGGCGGAAAAAGCTGCTCAGGCTAACGTAGTGCGTCGCCGAGAAGAAACTGCTGCGACTCGCAGTATGTTGAACACAGCAAGAGTAATGGAAGATAATCCTGTAGCTCTGCGTCTTAAGGAACTGGAAGTATTAGAACGGATTGCGGAAAAAATAGATCGAATTCAAGTCAATGGTAGCTTGGATAGCATCTTGACTGATTTGATTAGCATCAATAGATAA
- a CDS encoding trans-splicing intein-formed DNA polymerase III subunit alpha N-terminal partner DnaE-N, giving the protein MSFVPLHIHSDYSLLDGASQLPELVDQAIALGMKAIALTDHGVMYGAVELIKICRSQNIKPIIGNEMYIINGDIEKQERRPKYHQVVLAKNTKGYKHLVKLTTISHLKGVQGKGIFSRPCINKDLLKEYHEGLIVTSACLGGEIPQAILSGRPDAARKVAQWYKDVFGEDFYLEIQDHGSQEDRIVNVEIIKIARELDIKFVATNDSHYISCFDVEAHDALLCIQTGKLISEDKRMRYSGTEYLKSGAEMQMLFRDHLPDDVITEAIATTEEVADKVEPYHIMGEPKIPTPPIPSGHTPDTYLEEVAWLGLLDRLHRKSRNEVDNTYKERLEYELKMLQQMGFATYFLVVWDYIKFARDNNIPVGPGRGSAAGSLVAYAMRITNIDPVHHGLLFERFLNPERKSMPDIDTDFCIEKRDKVIEYVTEKYGADKVAQIITFNRLTSKAVLKDVARVLNIPYGDADKMAKLIPVVRGKPTKLKVMISKDTPEPEFKAKYDNDPNVRHWLDMAMRIEGTNKTFGVHAAGVVISAEPLDEIVPLQKNNDGSVITQYFMEDLESMGLLKMDFLGLRNLTLIQKSIDLIEETRGYKIDPDEITGQERKAQKILAKGEHSTMPKDVQKAYALLEAGDLEGIFQLESSGMKQIVRDLKPSNIEDISSILALYRPGPLDAGLIPKFINRKHGRENIDYETPILEPILNETYGIMVYQEQIMKIAQDMAGYSLGQADLLRRAMGKKKVSEMQKQQEKFIDGATKNGVKKQVAEQLFADMLKFAEYCLSYDTEVLTVEYGLLPIGEIVEKGIECRVFSVDNHGNVYTQPIAQWHNRGQQEVFEYGLDDGSVIRATKDHKFMTTDGKMLPIDEIFERGLDLLQVQGLPE; this is encoded by the coding sequence ATGTCCTTTGTCCCTTTGCATATTCATAGTGACTACAGCCTACTTGATGGGGCTAGTCAGTTGCCAGAGTTGGTTGATCAAGCGATCGCACTGGGGATGAAAGCGATCGCCCTCACGGATCATGGTGTGATGTATGGTGCTGTGGAACTGATTAAAATCTGCCGCAGTCAAAACATCAAGCCAATCATTGGCAACGAAATGTATATTATCAACGGCGATATCGAAAAGCAAGAACGCCGTCCCAAATATCATCAAGTGGTTTTAGCGAAAAATACTAAAGGCTACAAACATTTAGTCAAATTAACCACAATTTCTCACCTCAAAGGTGTGCAAGGCAAAGGGATTTTTTCCCGTCCTTGTATTAATAAAGATTTACTCAAAGAATATCATGAAGGCTTAATCGTCACCAGTGCTTGTTTAGGTGGAGAAATTCCCCAAGCAATTCTCAGTGGTAGACCAGATGCAGCGCGTAAAGTTGCTCAATGGTATAAAGACGTATTTGGTGAAGACTTTTATTTAGAAATTCAAGACCACGGTTCCCAAGAAGACCGCATTGTCAACGTAGAAATTATTAAAATTGCCCGTGAATTAGACATTAAATTTGTTGCTACTAACGATTCCCATTATATTTCTTGTTTTGATGTTGAAGCCCACGACGCTTTGCTATGTATTCAAACTGGCAAGCTAATCAGTGAAGATAAACGAATGCGATATAGCGGCACAGAATATCTTAAATCTGGGGCAGAAATGCAGATGCTATTTCGTGACCATTTACCAGATGATGTCATCACTGAAGCTATAGCCACGACTGAAGAAGTTGCAGATAAAGTCGAACCTTATCATATTATGGGTGAGCCAAAAATTCCCACCCCGCCGATTCCCTCCGGTCACACACCTGACACTTATTTAGAAGAAGTTGCTTGGCTAGGACTTTTAGACCGCTTACATCGTAAATCCCGCAATGAAGTTGACAATACCTACAAAGAAAGGTTGGAGTATGAACTTAAAATGCTCCAACAAATGGGTTTCGCTACCTACTTTTTAGTAGTGTGGGACTACATCAAATTTGCTAGAGATAATAACATTCCTGTAGGACCTGGGCGGGGTTCAGCGGCTGGTTCTTTGGTTGCCTATGCTATGCGAATTACCAACATTGATCCAGTGCATCATGGGTTACTATTCGAGCGCTTTTTGAACCCAGAACGGAAATCTATGCCGGATATTGATACGGATTTCTGCATTGAAAAGCGAGATAAAGTTATTGAATATGTAACTGAGAAATATGGTGCTGATAAAGTTGCCCAAATTATTACCTTTAACCGTCTGACTTCTAAAGCTGTCTTGAAAGATGTCGCCAGAGTATTAAATATTCCCTACGGAGATGCAGACAAGATGGCAAAACTGATTCCTGTGGTGCGGGGGAAACCAACCAAACTCAAGGTGATGATTTCTAAAGACACACCAGAACCAGAGTTTAAAGCCAAATATGATAACGACCCTAATGTTCGCCATTGGCTTGACATGGCAATGCGAATTGAAGGTACTAATAAAACCTTTGGTGTCCACGCTGCAGGTGTCGTGATTTCTGCCGAACCCTTAGATGAAATTGTCCCTCTACAAAAGAATAATGACGGCTCTGTAATCACGCAATATTTCATGGAAGACCTGGAATCAATGGGGCTGTTAAAAATGGACTTTTTGGGTCTACGAAACCTCACACTGATTCAAAAAAGTATTGATTTAATTGAAGAAACTAGGGGCTATAAGATTGACCCAGATGAAATCACAGGTCAAGAAAGAAAAGCTCAGAAAATATTAGCTAAAGGTGAACATAGCACCATGCCAAAAGATGTGCAAAAAGCATATGCACTATTAGAAGCAGGTGATTTAGAAGGGATATTTCAATTAGAATCTTCGGGGATGAAACAGATAGTCCGAGATTTGAAGCCTTCTAATATCGAAGATATTTCTTCAATTTTGGCACTCTATCGACCAGGCCCATTAGATGCGGGATTGATTCCCAAGTTTATTAACCGCAAACATGGACGGGAAAATATTGACTATGAAACTCCGATTTTAGAACCAATATTAAATGAAACCTATGGAATTATGGTCTATCAAGAGCAAATTATGAAAATTGCTCAAGATATGGCCGGATATTCTCTAGGACAAGCCGACTTGCTGCGTCGCGCTATGGGTAAGAAAAAAGTATCCGAGATGCAGAAACAGCAAGAAAAGTTTATTGATGGCGCGACTAAAAACGGGGTGAAAAAGCAAGTAGCCGAGCAATTATTTGCTGACATGTTGAAGTTTGCTGAATATTGCTTAAGCTATGACACAGAAGTTTTGACAGTGGAATATGGCTTGCTTCCCATTGGGGAGATTGTGGAGAAGGGGATTGAATGTAGAGTGTTCAGCGTTGATAATCATGGCAATGTTTATACCCAACCCATAGCACAATGGCATAATCGCGGACAGCAGGAAGTTTTTGAGTATGGTTTGGATGATGGTTCAGTGATTCGGGCGACAAAAGACCATAAATTTATGACGACTGATGGGAAGATGTTACCCATTGATGAAATATTTGAGCGGGGTTTGGATTTGTTGCAGGTGCAGGGTTTACCGGAGTAA
- a CDS encoding septal ring lytic transglycosylase RlpA family protein, translating into MNQRHLWTIVALFLTVSGMPSIGRTQTPKGKTQVSQPAPTGDVMKVGEYQSPTGKLTSDAVITEIHTHSIKGRKAATLFIRNIPVLTFLSSIPVASVESKVGTLGDTRGVQMYAPIARNSPKVGNVGNVADAGNQISTAQNDPVQRAGVTAARINQLLRDGVDASQISVSWQGQGESPGANQAQNKSASDQQKPGDRYMIKINSNELVEINENTRLADSTNNLANDALQATNRLRRLLGNASPISEISDLPVSIPKLPQAIAIGKVRLNFRGVASYYGYDGSGNSTASGKRFNPEGMTAAHRSLPFGTKVRVTNTRNGRSVVVSITDRGPYIRGRIIDLSVGAARILGMMGSGIAPVQIDVLGR; encoded by the coding sequence ATGAATCAAAGACATTTGTGGACTATTGTCGCCCTGTTTCTAACTGTTTCAGGGATGCCCTCAATCGGTCGTACCCAAACACCTAAGGGAAAAACTCAAGTTTCCCAGCCAGCACCTACTGGTGATGTGATGAAGGTGGGAGAGTACCAATCCCCAACAGGGAAACTGACTTCGGATGCTGTGATTACAGAAATTCACACTCACAGCATTAAAGGTCGTAAGGCGGCAACTCTTTTTATCAGAAATATTCCTGTTCTCACCTTTTTGAGTTCTATACCAGTTGCCAGTGTTGAGAGTAAAGTTGGTACACTTGGTGATACTAGGGGCGTACAAATGTACGCCCCTATTGCTAGGAACTCACCCAAGGTAGGGAATGTGGGGAATGTAGCAGATGCGGGCAACCAAATCAGCACGGCTCAAAATGACCCGGTTCAAAGAGCTGGTGTAACAGCAGCGAGGATAAACCAGTTGCTCCGGGATGGTGTAGACGCTAGTCAGATTAGCGTCAGTTGGCAGGGACAAGGCGAATCTCCAGGAGCCAATCAAGCTCAAAACAAGAGTGCCTCTGACCAACAAAAGCCAGGCGATCGCTATATGATCAAAATCAATAGCAACGAGTTGGTGGAAATCAATGAGAATACGCGGCTAGCCGATTCCACCAATAACCTTGCAAATGATGCTTTACAAGCTACTAATCGCCTGCGGAGACTCTTAGGTAATGCCTCTCCCATCAGCGAGATTTCTGATTTACCAGTGTCAATTCCCAAATTGCCACAGGCGATCGCGATCGGTAAAGTGCGACTCAACTTTCGAGGAGTAGCATCCTATTATGGCTATGATGGCTCTGGCAATAGCACCGCCAGTGGTAAGAGATTCAATCCAGAGGGAATGACCGCTGCCCATCGTAGTTTACCCTTTGGTACAAAGGTGCGTGTTACCAACACCCGCAATGGTCGTTCTGTAGTGGTGTCAATTACCGATCGGGGTCCTTATATTCGTGGGCGAATTATTGACCTGTCTGTGGGTGCTGCCCGGATTTTAGGCATGATGGGTAGTGGTATTGCACCAGTACAAATTGACGTATTAGGAAGATAA
- a CDS encoding bifunctional pantoate--beta-alanine ligase/(d)CMP kinase: MRLLTTVAALSCYLNKSRSENKCAVSEDLVLDEMTSWYQTAVGLVPTMGGLHQGHLSLIQRARQENSTVIVSIFVNPLQFGPSEDYQRYPRTLELDMELCEQAGVDMIFAPTPEEMGVPQKNIQESKVTQVIPPSAMISGLCGSSRLGHFQGVATIVTKLFNLVQPDRAYFGQKDGQQLAIIRRLVADLNFAVDIVACPTLREASGLALSSRNQYLTATEKKQAAVLYRGLQQAEVAFLSGEHDSAKLIALVQQEVAMVSNIFVEYIELVEPTTLMSLETVEEEGMLAIAARLGSTRLIDNTILCDRLPVIAIDGPAGAGKSTVARQVATKLNLVYLDSGAMYRAVTWLVLQTGMAIDDECAIAELASQCEIQLTPSQDLQSPVRVLINGTDVTQVIRTVEVTSKVSAIAAQGAVRKALVKQQQSWGKRGGLVAEGRDIGTHVFPDAEVKIFLTASVSERARRRQQDFKKQGQPEVNLEQLEQDIAERDWKDSTRKVSPLKKAADAMEIQTDGLSASEVSTQIVNYCQQRLSQW, encoded by the coding sequence GTGCGCCTGCTGACAACAGTCGCAGCTTTAAGCTGCTATTTAAATAAAAGCCGCTCGGAAAACAAGTGTGCAGTTTCAGAGGATCTGGTACTAGATGAGATGACTAGTTGGTACCAGACAGCAGTCGGTTTGGTGCCGACAATGGGAGGGTTGCATCAAGGTCATTTAAGCTTGATTCAACGAGCTAGACAAGAAAATTCTACGGTGATTGTTAGTATTTTCGTCAATCCCCTGCAATTTGGCCCCAGCGAGGATTATCAACGCTATCCCCGGACTTTAGAGTTAGACATGGAACTCTGTGAACAAGCCGGGGTAGATATGATTTTTGCTCCGACTCCGGAAGAAATGGGAGTTCCCCAGAAGAATATACAAGAATCGAAGGTTACACAAGTAATACCGCCATCTGCTATGATATCAGGCTTGTGTGGTAGTTCTCGGCTAGGTCACTTTCAGGGTGTAGCAACAATTGTTACCAAGCTTTTTAACTTGGTACAGCCTGACCGAGCCTACTTTGGCCAAAAGGATGGTCAGCAACTAGCTATTATTAGGCGGCTGGTGGCTGATTTGAATTTTGCCGTAGATATTGTTGCTTGTCCAACGTTGCGGGAAGCATCTGGTTTGGCCTTAAGTTCCCGCAATCAATATTTGACTGCAACGGAAAAAAAGCAGGCGGCGGTGTTGTATCGCGGCTTGCAGCAGGCTGAAGTTGCGTTTCTCTCTGGGGAACACGATTCTGCCAAGCTGATAGCGCTGGTACAGCAAGAAGTGGCAATGGTCAGTAATATTTTCGTGGAATATATTGAATTGGTTGAACCGACTACTTTGATGTCATTAGAAACAGTTGAGGAGGAAGGAATGCTTGCGATCGCAGCTCGTCTTGGTTCTACACGTTTGATTGATAATACCATCTTGTGCGATCGCCTACCCGTCATCGCTATTGATGGCCCAGCAGGCGCTGGAAAATCCACAGTGGCTCGCCAAGTGGCAACAAAGCTAAATCTTGTATATCTAGATTCAGGCGCTATGTACCGTGCTGTGACTTGGCTGGTGCTACAAACAGGGATGGCGATTGATGATGAGTGTGCGATCGCTGAACTAGCTAGCCAGTGTGAAATCCAACTTACTCCCAGTCAAGATTTACAATCTCCTGTGCGGGTTTTGATTAATGGTACTGATGTCACCCAAGTAATTCGCACTGTTGAGGTGACATCAAAAGTATCAGCGATCGCTGCTCAGGGTGCTGTACGTAAAGCGCTGGTAAAACAACAGCAAAGCTGGGGAAAAAGAGGCGGCTTAGTTGCTGAAGGACGAGACATTGGTACTCATGTGTTCCCTGATGCGGAAGTGAAAATTTTCTTAACCGCTTCTGTAAGTGAACGCGCACGCCGTCGCCAGCAAGACTTTAAAAAACAAGGTCAACCCGAAGTTAACCTAGAGCAGCTGGAACAGGATATTGCTGAACGTGACTGGAAAGATAGCACTCGCAAAGTTTCTCCTTTGAAAAAAGCAGCCGATGCGATGGAAATTCAAACTGATGGACTCAGCGCATCCGAAGTCAGTACACAGATAGTCAACTACTGCCAGCAGCGTTTATCTCAGTGGTAA
- a CDS encoding YdeI family protein, producing MAKFDTQLAAIYAMNRQEWRQWLEKNYDSSLGVWLIYYKVKSGQPSVQYSEAVKEALCFGWIDSKVKSLDENRYMQIFTPRKPKSVWSKLNKQYIAELIEQDLMTEAGLIKIAAAKQDGSWTSLDAIEALIIPPDLKQALAVNETANKYFEELSNSTKKNILFWIESAKRPETRWKRIEQTIISAAQQKTPKL from the coding sequence ATGGCAAAATTTGATACCCAACTAGCAGCTATTTATGCTATGAATCGCCAAGAATGGCGGCAATGGTTGGAGAAAAACTACGATTCCTCGCTCGGTGTGTGGCTAATATATTACAAAGTAAAAAGTGGTCAACCAAGCGTTCAATATAGCGAAGCAGTAAAAGAAGCCTTGTGTTTTGGATGGATTGATAGCAAAGTTAAATCTTTAGATGAAAACCGTTACATGCAAATATTTACACCACGAAAACCGAAAAGTGTATGGTCTAAATTAAATAAGCAATATATCGCAGAACTCATCGAACAAGATTTGATGACTGAGGCTGGTTTAATAAAAATTGCAGCAGCAAAACAAGATGGTTCATGGACTAGTTTAGATGCCATAGAAGCTTTAATCATTCCGCCGGATTTAAAGCAAGCATTAGCAGTAAACGAAACTGCCAATAAATATTTCGAGGAATTAAGTAACTCAACCAAAAAGAATATACTCTTTTGGATTGAAAGTGCCAAACGTCCAGAAACAAGGTGGAAACGAATTGAACAAACTATAATCTCAGCAGCACAGCAAAAAACTCCCAAGTTATAA